tgagtttttcaaacatagttattaactaatttatattgtttatttcaaaatagttgacaacttatttccattgacagcttattttgaatcttcaaagaatgtgcagaagatggtagacaaaacccactacactgatggcttcgaattaacttataaggagaaaaatcatctgattgcaTATTGTACTTTTTttagaattacaatacctattatcgaactcctccaaattatagtgaatacgtgccactagtgcacgttttgaaccacgataacttctatggagataccctggtaagatattttactattacgacatctgtgcatcttttgcatacttctaaaactagtacatcattgctaactacgaagttattactatgtttttcaacagaaaatcccgatgaattgtgtgcctcatctgatgtattaaaatggtcgccttgaagttctgaacctacagccaggtcatcctacggatctcacctgtgcatatcgaatttctgaaaccggtgaacacatgctaatcaaagagtggaaaaaaatgtttggacattcgtaaggaggttcttggaagcaacattaagcgaaaggcaagaattagagacaggataatctgcattctccataatggagagccagaggctatcttgttttttgctattttaccttagataatatagtaggtcctaagagaatgtagtaggtcctatgaggtacaatatgtttattatgtgatacaatgtgttagagttgaagatgtgaggagtacttgtgattacgactagtgaccaatgatatgatgatgatgatgatgataagttgttaatgatatgatgatgatgatgatatttattatatcattgggtaaaagaaccgcggattagtttcaagtggatgtccgtccacttgaaactagtccacgtggttctttcaccccgtgatgtaataactcattatgatgtaaaaacaatttgtaaattcctgttgtatgaaaacttgtgtaaagatgtacgaatacaacatgaaataaaaaagaaataaaatacgaaataatagtagcagcgcgggcagagagaagcgctactactaattaccagcagcgctcctcctggaattcgctactactaagtcgatttagcagtagcgtggatggaggcacgctactgctattcgttagctgtagcgccttatcagtagcgcacaaccccgcgctactgctaggtctaaaacccgcgctgctgctagccttttccctagtagtggtggctcagactgcccgtataaaaagtgtacccctctttttgtacaccgacaatttgATATTCCAATGTTAGTGTGAACATTTACACATAAGAATAAAGTTCggattttctcaaatttgagaGTGTGGTTAGATTGTTTTTGGCTACTAGTACACATGCATGTGCAACGCACGTATCATAATCTACAATAAAAACATCTATTTAAGTATATTTTCTCTTCTAGCGAGTTTTTTGCCGACCCATTCAAATCTGTCTTATGCTCAGTGATATGAGCGCGCATGTAACATACGACCCATAAACATGTCTTCATATAACATTGATGATCACATAATTCTATTATAATTTGTTACATAATTTAAAAAAACACAACTAAACACCATTAtctcttgaaggtccatttattgATACGATCTATGGTGCTTCATCCGATGGGATATTGGTTTGAGCTTGGTTCCCTTCGTACTTTAAAATATATATCAAAAACTTCCTCGTCAACTTCATTTCCTTCATACTTTAAAATATGAAAAAATATGTCTTACTCTAGTAAAGGGACATCATCAATCATACCGATGAACAAAGTTACTCTATTAAGTCATCGTTTGTTGGAGTGACAGTCGGTGAAAGGATAAATGATTGTGAGATGAGCTCAACTTCGGGTGATATGTTCgatgttttggggggggggggtctatcaATAATCATTCAATCTTTGGGGTCTGTGTTGTTTCCATCATCTTTCAAGTCTTGATTTCTTGTAATATCATCATTTTATTCCTCATCCACTAAAATGACAGGTAGTTTTGTTCTAAAATATGTCATATGATCCTATAAAGTAGTAATCAGAGTTAGTTAGTTTTGATAGACCCATAAAATTTATATCTCCGGTGAAGTACTCCACAAGATGACCTACACGATTACAAAACATAAAATATATTCAGTTTTATTTAATTTTTATAGATATTTATATGAAACTTTTTAAACCATCAACTGATCATCATGATCATAACAAGCCGTGATGATTAAAGAAATGGCACCCAAAATCGAACATGCCCTATAAAAGAAAAGTATTTTTCTAGAGGATGAAAGAAAATTGGTTTGGACAACGCCACAGTCACTCACAATCCTTCTCTGGACACTGCTAGTATATACTGTAGTTGTACTAAAAAAAGCCAGTCATTCCACTGCCCCTGTCTTTTCTCCTCCCTTCCCTAATCTTCCATGGTCGCCAGATCCCTCCCTCCATAGCTGGCGCTCCCTGTAAGGCCGCCCCTCCCCTTCATCACCCACGCCGGCGGACGTGCATGCCCCTGCTCCACCTCACTCCTCCTTTGAATTCGGCCGTCGAAGTGCTCGAGGAGGCGTTCAAGCTTGGCATGCTCGCCGGTGACGCCGGCCCCTTACCGCACACGCCGGACTACCGACCTCTCAGGCGGGGGGCGCACGCCGACCCCAGGAAGAGAGAAGCGAAGATTTTGTGCCGGCTTCTTGCTCAGCTGGGAATTTGAAGAGGACGGCTGTGGCCATGGCCTTGGAGGAGGTGGAAGTTCCCGTCCCCACAGAGAAGTTGTCCACGGATCCAAATCTGTAAGCAGAAAGAAAAGACCCTGGTCTTGGATTTCTTGACTTGCGTTATTCAGAGTCATCCTAGTCCACCATGCGTTCCCTTATTCAACTGGATGACCGCAGAGACGGGGGAAGGCGGGGTGGTGTTGTGCTGGTGGCCACCGGGAGCTTCAACCTTCCCACCTACATGCACAGGCATGTTTGGTAAGCCGCAGCACCTGTTAAATCTGTTTAGCAACTCTGAAGTGTTGTGTTAATATTAGAATAGGCTGAGAATCAGAACAAATAGATTGCATATTACCCCATCTCTTGTTTCATACGTACAGAGCTTGCGAAGGATGAGTTGCAGCAGCGAGGGTAGTCGGTGCTGGGATGTTACTGCCTTAATGGATACATGTCCCTGGTGAACCGATGCTAACAAGAAGAAGGTACTGTGCAGAACTGGAAATGTGTATGGGTTTGTGTTAACACCACATTCTCATGACCGAATTTGCAATTTGGGGCTGCTCATGACCTCTTGCCGTCTGCTCACCGGATTCGCCTCTGCAAATTGGCATGTTGAAGCTCGTCTTTCGTGATGGTTGACCCATGCATAATAACCTGATTTTTCATGTTATCAGTACATGCGTACCATTGGATTTTCGCTATCACATAAGGTACTTTCAGTTCGGATGATGTGTTCATTTGATGGACACATTCTTGTGTTCTTGATACAGGCAATGCAGAAAGGTCATCAGCGTACCTTGACCATTCTCTCAAGAGTTAAGAATTCTTCTGTGCAAGGACGGCTTAGCTGATCAAGGTATGTGACAATGATTTTTGTTGTTGCAACACATTAGTGTCTTCTCTCACATTGTTGGATCACCAATTGTATCAGTACTATAACACTGTATATAAATCAGTTGTTTACGACTTGCGTTTTGTCTCAGGAAGTGTCAAGGTAATGCTGCTATGTGGTTCTGACCTGCTCGAGTCATTCAGCAAGCCAGGGGTTTGGATTCCAGATCAGGTACAAAACTTGAACACTTTTTGGTACCGAAAGGGGATGGGAGCAACAAGTCTGAATCAAAGAGTATGTTTTGAATCTTCGTTGCATTGCACAATATTTTTATTGTTCTAAGAAATTCATGTAGTTGTATATGGAACATTTCCTTGATGTGATGGTCGGGCATATTTGTTTACTAAATCATACTTCCAGATTACCTTTGTCGGCAACTCTAAATATTTCTTAGATGGCTTACCACAAGCATTAGTCctgcaaaaacatatattctaaACCGGTTCATGATAGATCAACAAAATGTTGTTGATGCTCTCACCTATTAGGAGATGCacatgaaaaaaaaaagatatgctAAAGTTGCATAGTTCCAACAAACAGACATTCAAATGCACCATTTTGTACTCAGGGAGCAGGAAGTGCGACTTCTTTAGTTTTCAGAATTAGAATGGATCACGTGTACTCCAGATGTTTTCAGTTTAAATAATCATGCACATTCTCAATCATGTGGTGTGCAAAAGTGGGTTTATACAGATTTATACAATTCATTGTAACACCCTGGAGCTGGATAGATGCTATATTACTTTGTAGAACGATTGTGTTGGTGGTCATGTTGATGGAACTTGATATAGTAAAGTCACTTTCCTGTATTTACTTGATATAGTAAAGGCAATTTGTGCAACACAAATCCAGTTTCATTATCCTCATATAGTCAGTATGTAAAATGAAAGGCTTATAGCATTTTGCTGTGCAACTGTTTATTAGTTAGAACTCTATTATCAAAAATCTAATCATGAGTAATGTTGCAACAGTCAAAGGAAGAAGTCGAACCTAAAGAAGTCCTCGGAAGAATCACAGCTGCGTGTGCCCGGCTGGTTCAGGGGACGCGACAGGCGCTGGCGCCCTGCCCCGGCGGGCGTGTGCGTGGCGGCGTGGGTGCCAGTGCAGGGCGGGCACGGCGGTGCGGGTGCCGTGGCAGGCTCTCTCCTGGGCAATGGCGATCTCGCAGGACGGATGCCACGCTACGAGCGGCAACAATCGGCGATGGCGATCGTGCACGGAGGTGACGGGACGGTGCAGTGCGGCGTGGTCGCCGCGCAGGCAGGAGACGCCATTGGTTGGCGGCGTATGTGCCTGGCGGTGAGGTCAAGGTCAAGGGCGTGAAGTTCCGTGATTGTAGGGGACGCTGGGCTGGTTGTTAGTTTGCGATCTGATTTCCGTGATTGTAGGGGACGCGCGGGGCTGGTCGTTCGACTACTACTCTCCTGGTGAAGTACGGTCAGTCATTGGTAAATGCTAAGTGCACACCGTAGAGGTATTGGATTAATGATGGCCGTTAGATTGAGACTTGTTGGCCTAATTGTGTGGTGCTGATTGACTCGTGCGTTATTGTGGGACTAATTGCGGGGTGCATGTAAgaaagttcttgtttgattgtttaatagtagtagagattTCAGGCCTGGGAGCAAAAGACGAAATAATGTCATTTGCAATCAATGGTGATACAATATTTGTATGAAACATAATAAAGAAAAACTAATAGGCgtacatgtattaaaaaaatggcACTGGTGTGTTTCTGCTGCCTAATTGACACCTTGCATCATATTCTGCATATGGGTAACAAAATTGCAAGAATGGAAAAATTCTAACAAAATTGTATTAAAAAattgtatgtatagtatatattaCAAGAAAACGCTACAGAACTTTATAAAAAAACATACATAAAAATTCCCAAAACTGGACATATATTACATTATATATTATATATCCAGTACATCTAAAGAGAAGTACTCAAATATAATATTAGAAGTTGATAGTGTGTGCATTACGGTGATTGACGAATTACGATTCGTAATTTCGTGTAACTCCGCCACTGATTTTTTCTAACCGTCGGATCAAAGAAATCATTTAAAGGTTTTTTATGTGCGAACAGGGTAGAGTAGTAAATTAGCCGGTCAATCCAGTCGCTAGTCAATCCCTCGCACAGCCTTCATCGTTGTCCGTTATTATCCTCCTCAATCACCtcgcacagccgccgccgccgccgacccgacCCTCGACCGTGGCGACGACGGCGTCCCTCCTGTCGGTCGCGCCGCCGCTGCCCCAAATCGTCACACAGCCGCAGCTGCCTATACTTTTTCTCGCCCCTCCCCTAATCCAGTTTCCGTCCAAAGCCGCCACCGCAAACAAGGGATCCCACCGGACCTCTCCGCCGCCGCAATCAAGTGatcccgccggacctcgccgccgccgccatcaagGGATCCCGCCGGACCTCGTCGCCGCCGCAATCAAGGGATCCCGCTGGATTGCCGCCAGGTTTCTGGCCCGCCGCCAGGAGCCGCAGGAACTGCATGCCATCAGGCACGGCGTGCCGAGCCCGCCGAAGCCTCCTCTGCCCCACCGCCCCTGCAGCGCATCCCTCCGTCGAGCATCCGGTCATGCCGAGCAACGCCGCGGACCAGTCCGTAGGCAGGTAGCCACCCTTCCTCCACCCACTTCCGTGACCCCCTCCCATTACCTTCCCATCACACTAGATTGAGAAAACTGTTGTTAATTCCACGGTTAGAAGGCAAAAGCCTGTAATACCTTATCTTCAGTTGAATGTAACGT
The sequence above is drawn from the Triticum aestivum cultivar Chinese Spring chromosome 7A, IWGSC CS RefSeq v2.1, whole genome shotgun sequence genome and encodes:
- the LOC123153515 gene encoding uncharacterized protein; the encoded protein is MAIVHGGDGTVQCGVVAAQAGDAIGDARGWSFDYYSPGEVRTSKEKYSNIILEVDSVCITVIDELRFPVNPVASQSLAQPSSLSVIILLNHLAQPPPPPTRPSTVATTASLLSVAPPLPQIVTQPQLPILFLAPPLIQFPSKAATANKGSHRTSPPPQSSDPAGPRRRRHQGIPPDLVAAAIKGSRWIAARFLARRQEPQELHAIRHGVPSPPKPPLPHRPCSASLRRASGHAEQRRGPVRRQGYHVKKKDMWELLNGQRLKQGREDSCISLLAILVTIFVITCRVYLQKKTCRV